The following coding sequences are from one Clostridioides difficile ATCC 9689 = DSM 1296 window:
- the glyS gene encoding glycine--tRNA ligase subunit beta encodes MKNYLLFEIGVEEMPSRFVGSTLEQLKNNLSKLFDENRIAFDKINAYGTPRRLTLVVEGLSDRQNDLEEEIKGPAKKIAVDAENNLTKPALGFIKSKGLSESDIYFKQVGKEEYIFATIKQDGKETSEVLKDILPETIKSVVFPKAMRWGGKNLKFARPIRWIVTLLNDKVLEFDLEGIISSNVTKGHRFLGESTIEVDSIEDYFEKLEKNYIVLDQNKRKEMIRKQCIEVANSLGGEVEFDEDLLEEVTYLVEYPTAFYGEFDVDYIKLPKEVVITPMKQHQRYFPVLKEGKLLPNFIAVRNGDSYRIDNVKAGNEKVLEARLADALFFYREDTKRNLESYIEKLKTVVFQVKLGTIYDKTLRLEKLSADILDSLGLVDEKADTIRAAKLSKADLVTGMVGEFDELQGFMGKEYAKVGGENDVVSEAIFEHYLPRFAGDILPKTNAGVALSIADKLDSIAGFFAIGIQPTGSQDPYALRRQALGILSILMDRKVAVDIKVLIEHALDNYSELDFNKEEVVEQIMSFFNERVKNLFKDLGIRYDVVDAVLSSDINDVSDMHMRALELNNWLEKDELVEMLTAFNRVSTLAQKAESDKIDESLLKEDAEIKLYNEFKQVKVKVNELLKDKKYGIALDEFASLRPVVDNLFDTVMVMDNDEAIKNNRLALLKQVYDTMLEICDLSKIVYK; translated from the coding sequence ATGAAAAATTATCTTTTATTTGAAATCGGTGTTGAAGAAATGCCATCAAGATTTGTAGGCAGTACACTAGAACAATTAAAAAACAATCTTAGTAAATTATTTGATGAAAATAGAATAGCTTTTGATAAAATAAATGCGTATGGGACACCAAGAAGACTTACTTTAGTAGTCGAAGGATTGAGTGATAGACAAAATGATTTAGAAGAGGAAATAAAGGGTCCTGCTAAGAAAATTGCTGTTGATGCAGAAAATAATTTAACAAAACCAGCATTAGGATTTATAAAAAGCAAAGGATTAAGCGAATCTGACATATATTTTAAACAAGTTGGAAAAGAAGAATATATATTTGCGACTATAAAGCAAGATGGAAAAGAAACTTCAGAAGTACTAAAAGACATATTACCAGAGACTATAAAATCTGTAGTATTCCCAAAAGCTATGCGTTGGGGAGGAAAAAATCTTAAATTTGCAAGACCTATAAGATGGATAGTTACATTGTTAAATGATAAAGTATTAGAGTTTGATTTAGAAGGAATAATATCTTCTAATGTAACAAAAGGTCATAGATTTTTAGGTGAAAGTACAATAGAAGTTGATTCTATAGAAGATTATTTTGAAAAATTAGAAAAAAATTATATAGTTTTAGACCAAAACAAGAGAAAAGAAATGATAAGAAAACAATGTATAGAAGTAGCAAATTCTTTAGGTGGAGAAGTTGAATTTGATGAAGATTTACTTGAAGAGGTAACTTATTTAGTTGAATATCCAACTGCTTTTTATGGAGAATTTGATGTGGATTATATAAAACTACCAAAAGAAGTTGTTATAACTCCTATGAAACAACATCAAAGATATTTTCCAGTACTTAAAGAAGGAAAACTGTTACCTAACTTTATAGCTGTTAGAAATGGTGATTCTTACAGAATAGACAATGTTAAAGCTGGAAATGAAAAAGTTTTAGAAGCAAGACTTGCAGATGCTTTATTTTTCTATAGAGAAGATACTAAGAGAAACTTAGAAAGCTACATAGAAAAATTAAAAACTGTTGTATTCCAAGTAAAACTAGGAACTATTTACGACAAAACTTTAAGACTTGAAAAATTAAGTGCTGATATACTTGATAGTTTAGGTTTAGTAGATGAAAAGGCAGATACTATAAGGGCTGCTAAATTATCTAAGGCAGATTTAGTTACTGGAATGGTAGGAGAATTTGATGAATTACAAGGTTTTATGGGAAAAGAATACGCAAAAGTTGGAGGAGAGAATGATGTTGTAAGTGAAGCTATTTTTGAACATTATCTTCCAAGATTTGCAGGAGATATACTTCCTAAGACTAATGCAGGGGTTGCCTTATCAATAGCTGATAAGTTGGATTCAATAGCAGGTTTCTTTGCTATAGGAATACAACCAACAGGTTCTCAAGACCCATATGCTTTAAGAAGACAAGCTTTAGGTATACTTAGTATACTTATGGACAGAAAAGTTGCTGTGGATATAAAAGTACTTATTGAACATGCTTTAGATAATTATTCTGAATTAGATTTTAATAAAGAAGAAGTTGTTGAGCAAATAATGAGTTTCTTCAATGAGAGAGTAAAAAATCTATTTAAAGATTTAGGAATAAGATATGATGTTGTTGATGCTGTTTTAAGTTCTGATATAAATGATGTTTCTGATATGCATATGAGAGCTTTAGAGCTTAATAATTGGCTAGAAAAAGATGAATTAGTGGAGATGCTTACTGCATTTAATAGAGTTTCTACTCTAGCTCAAAAAGCAGAAAGTGATAAAATTGATGAATCTTTATTAAAAGAAGATGCTGAAATTAAACTTTACAATGAATTTAAACAAGTAAAGGTAAAAGTTAATGAATTATTAAAGGATAAGAAATATGGTATTGCTTTAGATGAATTTGCATCTTTAAGACCAGTAGTTGATAATTTATTTGATACAGTTATGGTTATGGATAATGATGAAGCTATTAAGAACAATAGACTTGCTTTACTTAAACAAGTATATGATACTATGCTAGAAATTTGTGATTTATCTAAAATTGTTTATAAATAA
- the glyQ gene encoding glycine--tRNA ligase subunit alpha — protein MNFQEMILALQKYWSKQGCIMMQPYDIEKGAGTMNPNTFLRSLGPEPWQVCYVEPSRRPADGRYGENPNRLYQHHQFQVILKPSPDNIQELYLESLKEIGIDPSEHDIRFVEDNWEAATVGAWGLGWEVWLDGMEITQFTYFQQVGNIECELETGEITYGLERLAMYIQEVDSVYDLKWNDKITYGEVFNKAEYENSMYAFELCDADMLFNLFDIYEKEALRLMENGLVIPSYDYVLKCSHAFNTLDARGAIGVSQRASFIGRVRNMAKTVAETFVKQREEMGFPLLKDGDK, from the coding sequence ATGAATTTTCAAGAGATGATACTGGCGTTGCAAAAATACTGGTCAAAGCAAGGTTGTATCATGATGCAACCTTATGATATTGAAAAAGGTGCAGGAACTATGAATCCTAATACTTTTTTAAGATCATTAGGACCTGAGCCTTGGCAAGTATGTTATGTAGAGCCTTCAAGAAGACCAGCAGATGGAAGATATGGTGAAAACCCAAACAGACTATACCAACATCATCAATTCCAAGTTATACTAAAACCTTCTCCAGATAATATACAAGAATTATATTTGGAAAGTTTAAAAGAGATTGGAATTGACCCAAGTGAGCATGACATAAGATTTGTTGAAGATAACTGGGAAGCTGCTACAGTTGGTGCTTGGGGACTTGGATGGGAAGTTTGGCTAGATGGTATGGAAATAACTCAATTTACGTATTTTCAACAAGTAGGTAATATTGAATGTGAGCTTGAGACAGGAGAAATTACATATGGATTAGAAAGATTAGCTATGTACATTCAAGAAGTTGATAGTGTTTATGATTTAAAATGGAATGATAAAATAACTTATGGTGAAGTATTTAATAAAGCTGAGTATGAAAACTCAATGTACGCATTTGAATTATGTGATGCAGATATGTTGTTTAATCTGTTTGATATATATGAAAAAGAAGCATTAAGACTTATGGAAAATGGACTTGTAATACCTTCATATGACTATGTGTTAAAATGCTCTCATGCATTTAATACATTGGATGCAAGAGGTGCAATAGGAGTTAGTCAAAGAGCTTCATTTATAGGTAGAGTTAGAAATATGGCAAAGACTGTTGCAGAAACTTTTGTAAAACAAAGAGAAGAAATGGGATTCCCTCTTTTAAAGGACGGTGACAAATAA
- a CDS encoding DUF4342 domain-containing protein has protein sequence MSSNITIEMVDSVFERVPGATYAEAKEALVMCNGDVIEAVIYLENKKNTCNCKAKSAKETMEEVFGKDGENIKFQLKELLRKSSVVRIIVEKDGKTMMNIPLTVGVVGLAFVPLATLVGLSAAVISKYRIKVQNEEDGEIVDLGELNEEKLHVLKNMITNAAKDVKDVVVDKKEDDKDVTADLMKEESEKNKEDEDENK, from the coding sequence ATGAGTAGTAATATAACTATTGAAATGGTTGATTCAGTCTTTGAAAGAGTTCCAGGAGCAACTTATGCAGAAGCAAAAGAAGCATTAGTAATGTGCAATGGAGATGTAATTGAGGCAGTAATATATTTAGAAAATAAAAAAAATACTTGTAATTGTAAAGCAAAATCTGCTAAAGAAACTATGGAAGAAGTATTTGGCAAAGATGGAGAAAATATAAAGTTTCAATTAAAAGAGCTTCTTAGAAAAAGTAGTGTAGTGAGAATAATAGTTGAAAAAGATGGAAAAACTATGATGAACATTCCTTTAACAGTTGGAGTTGTTGGATTAGCTTTTGTACCATTAGCTACTTTAGTTGGATTATCAGCTGCTGTTATAAGTAAATATCGTATAAAAGTTCAAAATGAAGAAGATGGAGAAATTGTAGATTTAGGTGAATTGAATGAAGAAAAACTTCACGTTTTGAAGAATATGATAACTAATGCAGCAAAAGATGTGAAGGATGTAGTAGTTGACAAAAAAGAAGATGACAAAGATGTAACTGCTGACCTTATGAAAGAAGAATCTGAAAAGAATAAAGAAGACGAAGACGAAAATAAATAG
- the recO gene encoding DNA repair protein RecO, whose translation MIILNTQGIVLKAIRYKESDIILTLFTRKLGKVSAIAKGAKKNKSSLLSSSQLFSYSNFTLKKQGNMYKVTQSEIIKSFYNISYDIEAFSYATYITKLVENSILENQTNNRLFILLAQTLYLYTQDNTDNRFITAAFELKFLDYIGFKPIVNKCINCECKILQNSVFNIYEGGILCSKCSKLFDNNIKLDLTTISLMEYVLRNDILTCSKAKVSKYITHELENILDKYLKVYVDNINFKSLHVLQSVKNNKGVDNDE comes from the coding sequence ATGATAATCCTGAACACCCAGGGGATAGTACTTAAAGCTATAAGGTATAAGGAAAGTGACATAATACTTACACTATTTACAAGAAAGCTTGGAAAAGTATCTGCAATAGCAAAAGGAGCTAAAAAAAATAAGAGCTCTTTGCTTTCATCATCACAGTTATTTTCTTATAGCAATTTTACCTTAAAAAAACAAGGTAATATGTACAAGGTTACTCAAAGTGAAATAATAAAAAGTTTTTATAATATATCCTATGATATAGAGGCATTTTCTTATGCTACATATATTACAAAATTAGTTGAAAATTCTATACTTGAAAATCAGACTAATAATAGGCTATTTATATTACTTGCGCAGACTCTGTATTTGTATACACAGGATAATACAGACAATAGGTTTATAACAGCAGCATTCGAGTTAAAATTTTTAGACTATATAGGATTTAAACCTATAGTAAATAAATGCATTAATTGTGAATGTAAAATTTTACAAAATTCTGTGTTTAATATCTACGAAGGTGGTATACTATGTAGTAAGTGTAGTAAACTTTTTGATAATAATATAAAATTAGACTTAACAACTATAAGTCTTATGGAATATGTATTAAGAAATGATATTTTAACATGTAGTAAAGCTAAAGTATCAAAATATATAACACATGAACTTGAGAATATTCTAGACAAGTATTTGAAAGTTTATGTTGATAATATTAATTTTAAATCATTACACGTATTGCAAAGTGTAAAAAATAATAAGGGAGTGGATAATGATGAGTAG
- a CDS encoding YqzL family protein — protein MNNISWEVFKKTGSIDAYLYFCDCKNIHEEIEEVREKKEDDDNPEHPGDST, from the coding sequence ATGAACAATATCAGTTGGGAAGTTTTTAAAAAAACAGGTAGTATAGATGCATATTTATATTTCTGTGATTGCAAAAACATACATGAAGAAATTGAAGAAGTAAGGGAGAAAAAAGAAGACGATGATAATCCTGAACACCCAGGGGATAGTACTTAA
- the mgtE gene encoding magnesium transporter, protein MDRKLDASQDLLYEVKSLIDNNKVLELRELIEEYHIIDIFDIMENLEEDMKIQLFEVLPLDMASSILEEGSVEFFISILSKLDVEHSKNILELMSLGDMADKLSELEEEEREHIINLLNQENADYVKELLFYDEDSAGGTMTTGYISINKDMTALEAIDHMREEAEEAETIYYIYVVDDEEKLVGVLSLRELIIARDANIVEDLMSENIISVYVDEDREEAVRLVSKYNLIAIPVVDRQEKLKGIITVDDIIDVMEEEATEDMYKFAGSSEHEREVAEKENPTLREQIISALRGRLPWLIITLVGGLLASLILSNLDYIMNPVYAPLVFFIPVVIGMGGNIGTQSSSVTVITLSNKDLNFSNVVREGIVGIITGLLCSIITGIVIYFVMRKLDIVLIVSISLFINMVLGATIGAFMPVLLKKMDADPSTVSSPIISTALDITGIAVYFIITTALLSKIV, encoded by the coding sequence ATGGATAGGAAACTGGATGCTTCCCAAGATTTATTATATGAAGTAAAATCATTAATTGATAATAATAAAGTATTGGAGTTAAGAGAATTAATAGAGGAATATCATATAATTGATATATTCGATATAATGGAAAATTTAGAGGAAGACATGAAAATTCAATTATTTGAAGTACTTCCTTTAGATATGGCATCTTCTATATTAGAAGAAGGTAGTGTAGAGTTTTTTATTAGTATTTTATCTAAACTGGATGTAGAACACTCGAAAAATATACTTGAACTTATGTCTCTTGGAGATATGGCAGACAAGTTGAGTGAACTTGAAGAAGAAGAAAGAGAACACATAATAAATCTTTTGAATCAAGAGAATGCCGATTATGTAAAAGAGTTACTATTCTATGATGAAGATTCTGCTGGTGGAACAATGACCACTGGATATATTTCTATAAATAAAGATATGACAGCTCTTGAGGCTATAGACCATATGAGAGAAGAAGCTGAAGAAGCTGAAACTATTTATTATATATATGTGGTTGATGATGAAGAAAAACTAGTTGGAGTATTGTCATTAAGAGAATTAATAATAGCTAGAGACGCAAATATAGTAGAAGATTTGATGAGTGAAAATATAATCTCTGTTTATGTAGATGAAGATAGAGAAGAAGCAGTAAGATTAGTATCTAAATACAATTTAATAGCAATTCCAGTAGTAGACAGACAAGAAAAATTAAAAGGAATAATAACAGTAGATGATATAATTGATGTAATGGAAGAAGAAGCAACTGAAGATATGTATAAATTTGCAGGAAGTTCAGAACATGAAAGAGAAGTTGCTGAAAAAGAAAACCCTACATTGAGAGAGCAAATAATATCAGCACTTAGAGGACGATTACCTTGGTTAATTATTACCTTAGTTGGAGGGTTGTTGGCTTCGTTAATACTTTCTAACTTAGACTATATAATGAATCCTGTATATGCTCCATTAGTATTTTTTATACCTGTAGTAATTGGTATGGGTGGAAATATTGGAACTCAATCATCATCTGTTACAGTAATAACATTATCTAATAAGGATTTAAATTTTAGCAATGTGGTTAGAGAAGGTATTGTAGGTATTATTACAGGTCTTTTGTGTAGTATAATAACAGGTATTGTAATTTACTTTGTTATGAGAAAGTTAGACATTGTATTAATTGTTTCAATATCATTATTTATAAATATGGTTTTAGGTGCAACAATAGGTGCGTTTATGCCTGTTTTATTAAAAAAAATGGATGCAGACCCATCTACAGTTTCATCACCAATTATATCTACAGCTCTTGATATAACTGGTATAGCAGTTTACTTTATAATAACAACGGCATTATTGTCAAAAATTGTTTAA
- the era gene encoding GTPase Era — MFKSGFVSIVGRPNVGKSTLMNNVVGEKIAIMSDKPQTTRNTIQAVYTDEEMQIVFLDTPGIHKPKNKLGEFMVKAATEAFKNVDLILFVVDDSKKIGPGDRKIIEDLRSVKTPIILVVNKIDQLDQKDELFDIIKMYDREGIFKEIVPISALKGKNTDTLIKVIQNYLEEGPKYFPDYMITDQPERVLIAELIREKVLHYLNDEIPHGVAVEIEKMKARNDKEIVDVSAVIYCERDSHKGIIIGKNGRKLKGIGKSARQDIELLLGSQINLQLWVKVKENWRNLQNYINNFGYNDK, encoded by the coding sequence ATGTTCAAATCAGGTTTTGTCAGTATAGTGGGTAGACCAAATGTAGGAAAATCTACTTTAATGAATAATGTAGTTGGAGAAAAAATAGCTATAATGAGTGATAAGCCTCAAACTACAAGAAATACAATACAAGCAGTATATACAGATGAAGAAATGCAGATAGTATTCTTAGATACACCAGGTATTCACAAACCAAAAAATAAATTAGGTGAATTTATGGTAAAGGCAGCAACAGAAGCTTTTAAAAATGTAGATTTAATATTATTTGTAGTTGATGATTCTAAAAAAATAGGTCCTGGAGATAGAAAGATAATAGAGGATTTAAGAAGTGTTAAGACACCAATAATTTTAGTTGTAAACAAAATAGATCAACTAGACCAAAAAGATGAGCTATTTGATATAATCAAAATGTATGATAGAGAAGGTATTTTTAAAGAAATAGTACCAATATCAGCATTAAAAGGAAAGAATACGGATACCTTAATAAAAGTTATACAAAATTATTTAGAAGAAGGGCCAAAGTATTTTCCAGATTATATGATTACAGATCAGCCAGAAAGAGTATTAATAGCAGAACTTATAAGAGAAAAAGTTCTTCACTATCTTAATGATGAAATACCTCATGGTGTAGCTGTTGAAATTGAAAAAATGAAAGCGAGAAATGATAAGGAAATAGTAGATGTATCTGCTGTAATATACTGTGAAAGAGATTCACATAAGGGAATAATAATAGGAAAAAATGGTAGGAAACTAAAAGGAATAGGTAAGTCAGCAAGACAAGATATAGAATTGCTTTTAGGTTCACAAATAAATCTTCAATTATGGGTTAAAGTCAAAGAAAATTGGAGAAATTTACAAAATTATATAAATAATTTTGGATATAATGATAAATAA
- a CDS encoding cytidine deaminase, with product MDNIELLRLAEDARQHSYAPYSGFRVGAALLTKSGKVYTGCNIECASLGGTNCAERTAIFKAISEGDKDIYKIAIASDNSENNEQTYPCGICRQVIIEFGSDIKIITGYTKGEVFEHSIKDLLPNYFSGNDLK from the coding sequence GTGGATAACATAGAATTGTTAAGGTTGGCAGAAGATGCCAGACAACATTCTTATGCTCCTTACTCAGGTTTTAGAGTAGGTGCAGCTCTTTTAACTAAGAGTGGTAAAGTTTATACTGGATGTAATATAGAATGTGCATCATTAGGTGGAACAAATTGTGCAGAAAGAACAGCTATTTTTAAAGCAATATCAGAGGGTGATAAGGATATCTATAAAATAGCTATAGCAAGTGATAACTCAGAAAATAATGAGCAAACATATCCATGTGGAATATGCAGGCAGGTAATTATAGAGTTTGGTTCTGATATAAAAATAATAACGGGATATACTAAAGGAGAGGTGTTTGAGCATAGTATAAAGGATTTGTTGCCAAACTATTTCTCTGGAAATGATTTAAAATAA
- a CDS encoding diacylglycerol kinase — protein sequence MKPEKTRQGIIKAFNAAIEGILYTFKFERNMKIHYLGSVAVLIISLFFNFSKLEMIMLLMSICLVVVAEMFNTAIEKAVDLVTDEYHVLAKIAKDVAAGGVLVAALNSVVVGYILFYDKLTDISGILIYKIRESELHITLICILLVLIAVVVVKALTSTGTPLKGGMPSGHAALAFAIATAITLMTERVVASTLAYIMAVLVAQSRIEGKIHTFWETIAGALLGVLIAILVFQLGMFYN from the coding sequence ATGAAACCAGAAAAAACTCGTCAAGGTATAATTAAAGCATTTAATGCAGCTATAGAAGGGATATTGTATACATTTAAATTTGAAAGAAATATGAAAATACATTATTTAGGTTCAGTTGCTGTTCTTATAATAAGTTTGTTTTTTAACTTTTCAAAATTAGAAATGATAATGTTACTTATGTCCATATGCTTAGTTGTAGTTGCTGAAATGTTTAATACAGCTATAGAAAAAGCTGTTGATTTAGTAACTGATGAATATCATGTTCTTGCTAAGATAGCAAAAGATGTTGCAGCTGGAGGCGTTCTAGTTGCAGCACTAAATTCAGTAGTAGTTGGATATATTTTGTTTTATGATAAATTGACAGATATATCTGGAATATTAATTTATAAAATAAGAGAATCAGAATTACATATAACCTTGATATGTATATTATTGGTTCTTATAGCTGTTGTAGTTGTAAAAGCATTGACTTCTACAGGTACTCCTCTAAAAGGAGGAATGCCAAGTGGTCATGCTGCCTTAGCATTTGCTATAGCAACTGCAATTACACTTATGACTGAAAGAGTTGTTGCCTCTACTCTTGCATATATAATGGCTGTATTAGTTGCCCAAAGTAGAATTGAAGGAAAAATACATACCTTTTGGGAGACTATTGCTGGAGCTTTGTTAGGTGTGTTGATAGCTATATTAGTATTTCAGCTTGGAATGTTCTATAATTAA
- the ybeY gene encoding rRNA maturation RNase YbeY: MDLILDDRQDKLEVSEELIEKIKDIIIECLDYEGYDDNYEVSLSFVDNKEIHELNREYRGVDRVTDVLSFPLLSDDFEDVELEEESLGDIVVSLERALEQSIEYNHSFEREVCFLICHSMFHLLGYDHDTDENTKEMREKEEHILNKLNITRE; this comes from the coding sequence ATGGATTTGATACTAGATGATAGACAAGATAAATTAGAAGTAAGTGAGGAGTTAATTGAAAAGATAAAGGATATAATCATAGAATGTTTAGATTATGAAGGATATGATGATAATTATGAAGTGAGTCTTTCTTTTGTAGATAATAAAGAGATTCATGAATTAAATAGAGAATATAGAGGAGTTGATAGAGTGACTGATGTTTTATCATTTCCTCTTTTAAGTGATGATTTTGAGGATGTTGAGTTAGAAGAAGAATCCCTAGGTGACATAGTAGTATCTCTTGAAAGAGCCTTAGAACAGAGTATAGAGTATAACCATAGTTTTGAAAGAGAAGTATGTTTTTTAATATGTCATAGTATGTTTCATCTTTTAGGTTATGACCACGATACAGATGAAAATACAAAAGAAATGAGAGAAAAAGAAGAACACATATTAAATAAGTTAAACATAACAAGGGAGTAG